The following coding sequences lie in one Pseudomonas svalbardensis genomic window:
- a CDS encoding DUF1656 domain-containing protein, with protein MIGDLDISGVFLPTLLVLMGITYVFFLLVHGLLTRLHFYRLVWHRALFNVALYAVLLGAVDSLSRYLMT; from the coding sequence ATGATCGGTGATCTGGATATCAGCGGGGTGTTTCTGCCCACGCTACTGGTGCTGATGGGCATTACGTACGTGTTTTTCCTGCTGGTGCACGGGTTGCTGACGCGTCTGCACTTTTACCGTCTGGTCTGGCACCGGGCATTGTTTAACGTGGCTCTCTACGCTGTGCTGCTCGGCGCCGTGGACTCACTCAGTCGATACCTGATGACATGA
- a CDS encoding efflux RND transporter periplasmic adaptor subunit, which produces MKKPFLTIGRVVLTLLIVTFAVVVVWRMVMYYMFAPWTRDGHIRADIVQIAPDVSGLIQRVDVRDNQLVKRGQVLFSIDQDRFKLALRQAKAAVADRQETLAQAQREAKRNRGLGNLVPGEQLEESQSRVARAEVALMETQVAVDSAQLNLDRSTIRSPVDGYVNDRAPRNQEFVTAGRPVLSVVDSNSFHIDGYFEETKLDGIHVGQSVDIRVVGDRARLRGHVESIVAGIEDRDRSSGSNLLPNVNPAFSWVRLAQRIPVRIAFDDVPADFRMIAGRTATVSIIDDQTQEPAK; this is translated from the coding sequence ATGAAAAAACCTTTTTTGACCATCGGTCGCGTGGTGCTGACCCTGCTGATCGTGACCTTCGCCGTTGTCGTGGTCTGGCGCATGGTGATGTATTACATGTTTGCGCCCTGGACCCGGGACGGCCACATTCGTGCCGATATCGTGCAGATCGCGCCGGACGTGTCCGGGCTGATCCAGCGAGTCGATGTGCGTGACAACCAATTAGTGAAGCGCGGCCAGGTGTTGTTCAGCATTGATCAGGACCGTTTCAAACTGGCCCTGCGTCAGGCCAAGGCGGCGGTCGCCGACCGTCAGGAAACCCTGGCTCAGGCGCAACGCGAAGCCAAGCGTAACCGTGGCCTCGGCAATCTGGTGCCGGGTGAGCAGCTGGAAGAGAGCCAGTCCCGGGTGGCCCGCGCCGAGGTGGCGTTGATGGAAACTCAGGTGGCGGTGGACAGCGCTCAGCTCAACCTTGACCGCTCGACCATCCGCAGCCCGGTGGATGGCTACGTCAACGACCGTGCGCCGCGTAACCAGGAATTCGTCACTGCCGGGCGTCCGGTGTTGTCGGTGGTGGACAGCAATTCGTTTCACATCGACGGTTATTTTGAAGAAACCAAACTGGACGGCATTCATGTCGGTCAGAGCGTCGATATTCGCGTTGTCGGCGACCGGGCTCGCCTGCGTGGGCACGTGGAAAGCATCGTCGCCGGCATCGAAGACCGCGACCGCAGCAGCGGCAGCAACTTGCTGCCCAACGTCAACCCGGCGTTCAGTTGGGTGCGGCTGGCCCAGCGGATTCCGGTGCGGATCGCCTTCGACGACGTGCCGGCGGATTTCCGCATGATTGCCGGGCGTACCGCCACGGTGTCGATCATTGACGATCAAACCCAGGAGCCCGCGAAATGA
- a CDS encoding efflux transporter outer membrane subunit gives MSRASGLAIAGLGLLLSACQVVGPDYHLPDEAAAHREDLQGDLAVNGKNVISAPVPSDWWRLYQDPRLDQLVQQAMASNTDLRVAAANLSRARAQVDEAQAAGGWSGGVKMGAQRLQESGEAFLLPEKVPVANVGDIGITTSYQFDLFGTLQRGIEAAKANADATQAAADTARITLVADVVRAYTQICAANEEYEIAQHSLDLQAQSTTLIQRLRDAGRGDETQVTRSQTQFKSLRADMPRYEAARQAGLFRLSMLLAKPLDQLPAGTDRCAELPKIAQLLPVGDGATLLKRRPDVRQAERRLAAATAGIGIATGELYPDISIGATVGTVGILENLGKPATNRWGFGPLLTWTVPSNGSRARIRAAEAATQGALAHFDGVVLNAIRETQTGLAQYSALLQRRDALADAEQSAQLAADQTHRFFQAGRASFLADLQATRTYTDVRAQLASASTQVAMSQIDLFLALGGGWESGRTQGTNSGKP, from the coding sequence ATGAGCAGGGCCTCGGGTTTGGCTATCGCCGGGTTAGGCCTGTTGCTATCGGCCTGTCAGGTGGTCGGGCCGGATTATCACTTGCCGGACGAGGCCGCCGCACACCGTGAAGACTTGCAGGGCGACTTGGCGGTGAACGGCAAAAATGTCATCTCGGCGCCGGTGCCCAGCGATTGGTGGCGCTTGTATCAGGATCCGCGCCTCGATCAATTGGTCCAGCAGGCCATGGCCTCCAACACTGATTTACGCGTGGCGGCGGCGAACCTTTCCCGAGCGCGCGCGCAGGTCGATGAAGCTCAAGCGGCCGGTGGCTGGAGCGGCGGGGTGAAGATGGGAGCCCAGCGTTTGCAGGAGTCCGGCGAAGCATTCCTGCTGCCGGAGAAAGTGCCGGTGGCCAACGTCGGCGACATTGGCATTACCACCTCGTATCAGTTCGACCTGTTCGGCACGTTGCAGCGCGGTATCGAAGCGGCCAAAGCCAATGCCGATGCGACTCAAGCCGCAGCCGATACCGCGCGGATTACCTTGGTGGCCGATGTCGTTCGGGCTTACACCCAAATCTGCGCGGCCAATGAAGAGTATGAAATCGCCCAGCATTCCCTCGACCTGCAAGCCCAGAGCACTACGCTGATCCAGCGCTTGCGCGACGCCGGGCGTGGCGATGAAACCCAGGTCACCCGCTCGCAAACCCAATTCAAATCCTTGCGCGCCGACATGCCGCGTTATGAGGCGGCGCGTCAGGCCGGGTTGTTCCGGTTGTCGATGCTCTTGGCCAAACCGCTGGATCAACTGCCGGCCGGCACCGACCGCTGCGCCGAACTGCCGAAAATTGCGCAATTGTTGCCGGTCGGTGACGGCGCGACGTTGCTCAAGCGCCGTCCCGATGTGCGGCAGGCTGAGCGACGATTGGCTGCCGCGACCGCCGGCATCGGCATCGCCACGGGCGAGTTGTACCCGGACATCAGCATCGGCGCGACCGTGGGTACCGTCGGTATCCTGGAAAACCTCGGCAAACCGGCAACCAATCGCTGGGGTTTCGGGCCGTTGCTGACCTGGACCGTGCCGTCCAACGGCTCCCGGGCGCGAATCCGCGCGGCCGAAGCCGCCACCCAAGGCGCACTGGCGCATTTCGATGGCGTGGTGCTCAACGCCATTCGCGAAACTCAGACCGGCCTGGCCCAGTACTCCGCGTTGCTGCAACGTCGCGACGCACTGGCCGACGCCGAGCAATCGGCGCAACTGGCGGCAGACCAGACTCACCGCTTCTTTCAGGCCGGCCGCGCATCGTTCCTGGCGGACCTGCAAGCGACCCGCACCTACACCGACGTGCGGGCGCAACTGGCTTCCGCCAGCACGCAGGTTGCCATGAGCCAGATCGATTTGTTCCTGGCCTTGGGTGGCGGCTGGGAAAGCGGACGAACGCAAGGCACGAACTCCGGCAAACCCTGA
- a CDS encoding NADH:ubiquinone oxidoreductase subunit N: MKNPYAPGFWCAIAALVLLSATYFYGIMLAHQIDKALVFLDSAVALIAVMAIVVVAWASVQGQRIKKRQLEQGKTLVLIWDTKVALRRVETVFDRYFWGSYWQPGRTFQEVMGELTGTPLEKSLETLKKQCQALDKQVSEEGLHWLNNARELSDVATAMARERYQLDFCDPRSESPSGTAVINRDFEVLVYTWTARLKSFDHQLDEIEVQYS; encoded by the coding sequence ATGAAAAACCCTTATGCTCCCGGCTTCTGGTGCGCTATAGCGGCATTGGTGTTGCTATCGGCCACTTATTTCTACGGCATCATGCTGGCCCACCAGATCGACAAGGCGCTGGTGTTTCTCGACAGCGCCGTGGCACTGATTGCCGTGATGGCAATCGTGGTGGTGGCCTGGGCTTCGGTTCAGGGTCAGCGCATCAAAAAAAGACAGCTCGAACAAGGCAAGACCCTGGTGCTGATCTGGGACACCAAGGTCGCGCTGCGCCGTGTCGAAACGGTGTTCGATCGGTATTTCTGGGGCAGTTACTGGCAGCCGGGGCGTACGTTCCAGGAAGTCATGGGCGAACTTACCGGCACACCGCTGGAAAAAAGCCTCGAAACCCTGAAAAAACAATGCCAGGCGCTGGACAAGCAAGTGTCCGAGGAGGGCTTGCACTGGCTCAATAACGCCAGGGAACTCTCCGATGTCGCCACCGCCATGGCCCGCGAACGTTATCAACTGGACTTCTGCGACCCGCGCTCGGAATCCCCAAGCGGCACGGCGGTGATCAATCGCGACTTCGAAGTGCTGGTCTATACATGGACCGCACGGCTCAAGAGCTTTGATCATCAGCTGGATGAAATTGAAGTGCAGTATTCATAA